The Thermosynechococcus sp. HN-54 DNA segment CTGCGTTGGAAATTTACCTTGGCCTTGGCTCTTGCGGCGCTCTTTCCAGCCCTGATTATTACTGAAGCCCTGATTCAAGTCAGCCATCGCAGTTTTGAGCATCAGCTTGATCAGCAACTGCGCTCTAGTTTGGAGGATTTGCAGTGGGAAATCGACAATTTGGCCTATGAGTCTCGCATCCAAGCCCTCTTAATTGCCAGTGGGATGTATGCGCGGCATGTGGGTGGATCCCTCGTTGGTGTCTTGAAGCCCGCTGCTATCCAAGCCATTCTTGCGGAAGTGGATACGACGGAACGCCCTATGAACCTGATGCTGGTGACCGATGCGAGGGGTAAGGTACTGGCACAGCAAACAATGGTCTTGGCCAAAACGGGAGAGGCACTCCTTGACTTGACCCCCGAAACCCATTCCTACTATCGTCTCAGCCCGCATCAAGCCAGCAGTATTGCTAACTTACCGATGTTTCAAGTGGCTCGCGATCGCCAGCAGATGATTAGCGGTCTGGTGCTCCTCAATCGTGAACAATTACAAGAACTGGGTTTAGCCCAGCAGGCCAAGATTACGTTGCGTCCTCAACCCATCGCAACTGTATCCCCCAAGCAGCGGCCAGCCCCTGCGGGTACCTACCCCATCGGGGACGGCAATATTGGCTTACTGGCCTTTGCCGCAAAGCCCCTCTATGAAAACAACCAATTTCAGGGGCTAATTCTGACGGGCATTTTGCTCAACAATATGCCGGATCTTGTGGATGCCACCACTGCATGGTCCACAGTAGATACCGTAGCAACAATTTTTGCCCAAGATTTGCGGATTGCCACCAATGTCCCTTACACCGATGGTCGGACTCGCGCCCTTGGTACCCGCGTCGCTCGTGAAGTGGCCACTCAAGTGCTCAATCAGGGCAAAACATTTGTCGGCACAACTGACATTGTGGGTTCCTCCTACCTAACTATCTACAGTCCATTGCAGGACTTTCGCCAGCAGCTCGATCTGCCGCATCCACCGCCCATTGGTATTGTCTTTGTGGGGAAGTCCCAAGCGTGGATTGATACCATGGCCACCCAGAAACGGTTGGTGGCTTTTGCGATTACCCTTGGGGCGCTGGCCTTGGCGAGCGGTTGGGCCTATCTCACGGCGAATGCCATTGCCAAGCCCATTCAATCCTTGGCAACTTCTACCCGTCGCGTGCAGGCAGGAGATTTGACGACACTGGTGCAGGTGCACTCCCTTGATGAGGTGGGGGAACTGGCGAATTCTTTTAATGCCATGATGCGCCAGTTGCGCATTTCCTTTGAGGAGTTAGCCCAAAAAAACCGTTCCCTTGAGCAGATTCGTGATGAACTGATTGAGGCCAATGAACAGTTTGAGGCGGTACTTAATGCTGTTCCCGGCACGATTTCTTGGATTAATGCCGAGGGCATCTATAAAGGGGTGAATCGCAAGTTGGCAGAAACCTTGAATTTGCCGCCAGAGGCCTTTATTGGGCGTCCCTTGGGCTTTTTGCGTGAGGATGAGGAGCTGGCAGCCTTTATGCAGGAGTTTGTGGATTCTCCAGATCAATTTGCCTCACGGGTGATCTCCGTTAAGCGCAATGGTCAAACCGTGTTTTACCTCGTGGCTTTGCAAAAGTATATGCAGGGTACCCATACGGTGGCGGTGGGCATTGATATTAGCGATCGCATTCGCGCTGAGGAAGCGCTGCGCATTGCCGAGGAAAACTACCGCAGTATTTTTGAGAATGCCCTTGAGGGGATTTTTCAGGCGTCAACGGAAAATCGCTTTATTCGGGTCAATGCCGCCATGGCCAGAATTTTTGGC contains these protein-coding regions:
- a CDS encoding cache domain-containing protein translates to MALALAALFPALIITEALIQVSHRSFEHQLDQQLRSSLEDLQWEIDNLAYESRIQALLIASGMYARHVGGSLVGVLKPAAIQAILAEVDTTERPMNLMLVTDARGKVLAQQTMVLAKTGEALLDLTPETHSYYRLSPHQASSIANLPMFQVARDRQQMISGLVLLNREQLQELGLAQQAKITLRPQPIATVSPKQRPAPAGTYPIGDGNIGLLAFAAKPLYENNQFQGLILTGILLNNMPDLVDATTAWSTVDTVATIFAQDLRIATNVPYTDGRTRALGTRVAREVATQVLNQGKTFVGTTDIVGSSYLTIYSPLQDFRQQLDLPHPPPIGIVFVGKSQAWIDTMATQKRLVAFAITLGALALASGWAYLTANAIAKPIQSLATSTRRVQAGDLTTLVQVHSLDEVGELANSFNAMMRQLRISFEELAQKNRSLEQIRDELIEANEQFEAVLNAVPGTISWINAEGIYKGVNRKLAETLNLPPEAFIGRPLGFLREDEELAAFMQEFVDSPDQFASRVISVKRNGQTVFYLVALQKYMQGTHTVAVGIDISDRIRAEEALRIAEENYRSIFENALEGIFQASTENRFIRVNAAMARIFGFDSPEEMVETVTSIRDQIYVEPSTRDQILNHFATGAATGHFEFKAYRRDRQIIWIELDMRAVLDTDGKISYYEGLVQDITERKQREQAMQQQIEELRVEIDHEKRRQQVAEITETEYFQQLRREANYLRQRRHSKS